A section of the Paenibacillus odorifer genome encodes:
- a CDS encoding DEAD/DEAH box helicase, protein MSKLVNGYIPRAPQIKITKKVGESLENSQHLICEAGTGTGKSFGYLTPAARWAVVNKKTVIVCTHTIPLMNQIVNVELPRVVNILKMEKLSLKFQHVKEKDHYICNTKLEALWQEKLRSNDSEAKLVREISKMVKQERVGDRAALGFDVEDNV, encoded by the coding sequence TTGTCTAAGTTAGTAAATGGATATATCCCACGAGCCCCCCAAATAAAGATTACGAAAAAGGTTGGCGAATCTTTAGAAAATTCACAGCATTTAATCTGCGAAGCCGGCACCGGGACTGGTAAATCATTTGGATATTTAACTCCTGCAGCTCGATGGGCTGTCGTTAATAAGAAAACAGTTATTGTCTGTACGCATACGATCCCTTTAATGAATCAAATCGTTAATGTGGAGCTGCCAAGAGTAGTTAACATTCTTAAGATGGAGAAGTTATCACTTAAGTTCCAACATGTCAAAGAAAAAGATCATTATATTTGTAATACAAAATTAGAAGCTCTCTGGCAAGAAAAGTTACGCAGTAATGATTCTGAAGCTAAACTTGTACGTGAAATTTCAAAGATGGTGAAACAAGAACGGGTTGGGGATCGTGCGGCTCTAGGATTCGATGTTGAAGACAATGTGTGA
- a CDS encoding cysteine-rich CWC family protein, translating into MMNILVEERHCPLCKELNRCGAESDECWCFHTEIPLELQEQIPEELRGKACICQKCVEAFNKH; encoded by the coding sequence ATGATGAACATACTGGTTGAAGAACGCCATTGTCCTTTATGTAAAGAATTGAATCGTTGTGGCGCTGAAAGCGATGAATGTTGGTGTTTCCATACAGAAATTCCACTCGAATTGCAAGAACAGATCCCGGAAGAACTGAGAGGGAAAGCTTGTATCTGCCAAAAATGCGTAGAAGCATTTAATAAACATTAA
- a CDS encoding 5' nucleotidase, NT5C type, which translates to MRKPIIAVDMDDTICHLVKRAIYHNNNDFPTHLLRYEEMLDWNTDHLRHPDCTQEIFYGRPGLYEELELFDEHVVGEMEKLHNAYDVIIVTAAQPQSVVEKWNWLQKHMPFIPIENFFTCKRKNLINYDLLIDDGVHNLVPALQGGRKVLCIPHPWNLRAREQYAFPLLTSWEGAKEKIDQMLGRQENE; encoded by the coding sequence ATGAGGAAGCCAATAATTGCAGTAGATATGGATGATACAATTTGCCATCTAGTGAAGCGAGCCATATACCATAATAATAATGATTTTCCCACGCATCTGCTGCGGTATGAGGAAATGCTTGATTGGAATACGGATCATTTACGTCATCCGGATTGTACACAAGAGATTTTCTATGGGCGGCCCGGTCTGTATGAAGAGCTTGAACTGTTTGACGAACATGTCGTAGGAGAAATGGAGAAGTTGCATAACGCTTATGATGTAATTATTGTTACGGCAGCCCAACCCCAGTCGGTGGTGGAAAAATGGAACTGGCTGCAGAAGCATATGCCGTTTATTCCGATTGAAAATTTCTTTACCTGTAAGCGAAAAAATCTTATTAACTACGATCTATTGATCGATGACGGGGTGCATAACCTGGTTCCGGCATTGCAGGGGGGAAGAAAAGTGCTTTGTATTCCGCATCCATGGAATTTGCGGGCCCGTGAACAATATGCTTTTCCATTATTGACCTCATGGGAAGGTGCAAAAGAGAAGATAGATCAGATGTTAGGACGTCAAGAGAATGAATGA
- a CDS encoding helicase C-terminal domain-containing protein, producing MGRLNRSMKCQGAFIILDNRILTKRYGGRVIRSLPKCQYSRKLVDIIHILPC from the coding sequence ATTGGGCGTTTAAATCGATCCATGAAGTGCCAAGGCGCTTTTATCATTCTAGATAACAGGATCTTAACCAAGAGATATGGGGGAAGAGTCATTCGTAGTCTCCCAAAGTGTCAATATTCAAGAAAATTAGTGGATATCATTCACATACTACCTTGCTAA